In Gossypium arboreum isolate Shixiya-1 chromosome 5, ASM2569848v2, whole genome shotgun sequence, a single genomic region encodes these proteins:
- the LOC108452441 gene encoding PLASMODESMATA CALLOSE-BINDING PROTEIN 3: protein MVPLVCLLLFLAMTGHSSATYCLCNDGVGDQALQTTLDYACGNGADCSAIQQNGACYNPNTVKDHCNYAVNSYFQNKGQVTGSCDFAGTASVSANPPTNIPSTCTYPSSSTGTTPTTTPTAAGTPTSLGGGTGTAFSPTGTTTGINEPNHAVALVTSINNILFTFFITLWIVMQGCL, encoded by the exons ATGGTTCCTTTAGTTTGTCTGTTGCTTTTCTTAGCCATGACTGGCCATTCAA gtGCGACATATTGTTTATGTAATGATGGAGTGGGTGATCAAGCTCTTCAAACGACCCTGGATTATGCATGTGGAAATGGAGCTGATTGTTCTGCAATTCAACAAAATGGTGCTTGCTATAATCCCAACACTGTTAAAGATCACTGCAATTATGCTGTCAATAGTTATTTTCAAAACAAAGGTCAAGTTACAGGAAGCTGTGATTTTGCTGGCACTGCTTCAGTTAGTGCCAACCCTCCTACAA ATATTCCCTCCACTTGCACCTATCCATCAAG TAGCACAGGCACAACCCCGACCACCACTCCAACAGCTGCGGGGACTCCAACGAGTTTAGGCGGTGGCACAGGTACCGCCTTTAGCCCAACAGGAACAACAACAGGCATCAACGAGCCAAATCATGCTGTTGCTCTCGTCACAAGCATTAACAACATTTTGTTCACGTTTTTCATCACCCTTTGGATTGTAATGCAGGGTTGTCTTTGA